The proteins below are encoded in one region of Hordeum vulgare subsp. vulgare chromosome 3H, MorexV3_pseudomolecules_assembly, whole genome shotgun sequence:
- the LOC123444510 gene encoding uncharacterized protein LOC123444510 isoform X3 has product MCKEERLRADSAEAARDTESDARDILEKEVIELKAENSALHQKHNSSKNSDELLRISELEEENRRLKQVLGEEKLKKDSEKKKAEEAKSKAIEAQKILKSETHKSEEYKRLADTERKIANDLKASCEKLRTEVNETRAQLSAQIQKTGEAHKKAEAEKQKAAREKKCADSEKVLAEKNKKLIEVERKKATEEKSHSNHLIAQLEEQKKLNESLQVSIEAQRKNAVSEKNRADHLLQKLEEERKRSECLQRKSDDFSATRDMVSLGKHGIQHIDVATESANIKLLKEKLKRKKDQVKHVKNESKLEKSLIRKEIELLKQDWMQPLNRFNMLDDYLAGGVQGVHAMKKLKRQPEVHDLERTLRPHNPVAAPYFELQAGIIPFTSAPREYTSYQLPRESCTRPISGTSSELEPPIGTALRTESKNHHRSSRPTSISDKKFTGSQGKESLFVLSTGTRKNQNSTGSELPPKDCSTRKRDRALLEISGHSSRQKALKSSLPRGTRVADQMPNGGRKRKRTKNSVESLSHDAAANDYLAFSDDRSCPQQQNIIIPCITKEGLQNHTRKCHVAVDKSLSGCAKVLSPGAANACASSKFASLFSFEKLIEGDCLKLLNLDNDADEEKYRKAIERPLSPDVPIVLPTIARRPMSPHLADGNDIYDRDCSASRSDGSLSEVQKLSQNAKFQSSCSRTGHGGSVKELCVHNNKSNTVDNDPYNANLVDGSVTARSVSVSGGNVASNSLVSVAIDLGNSTGPQFSESSCRGHANASLHSAPNKSRLNQMSDASSDLELQSNVGTSKAQVAGSINLTSNSVIGRCHGAGNNTIDFVGVSSLKRSSLIKILRYWDALISEASKLSEDIYVDGPLLERVSTEPLLLPEEKIPLIFSLLLWDVHKLTTEPVDLYFASSAFSMTVKPYMETRLGFLKGNHLDVLVSLIEDFLMNKEVMVCDKMGVKNSDAINYCHLDDETGIQVSTKPATVNQFISACILLASICVKVERLDVVLEVSYRVLQMGKLNLSWTMLALHVFGSVCGDKLRFLKSCDLLMTTIRLVVLLLESTDTSSCLVSSYIQSNRPTTFPSCTHCVFDVDTVSIDVFISSLLNELDLCALSWNNNANSNETITRQSSHSGPSGLEINCGESCNISKQAKLTEGPNYPAGRDLCYFAEIISLIELFGSYMSCEWTYKNVVVRLLKILESCTCEEYSAALLVLVSQLGRFFIDDVGHETESVVELRNKLAVLIGTSFTGSRSIPVQFSAIGALLSLFPLTFDKIVSSQTGPLSGPCVLQARQISEWFGQLSKENQSFARSFFS; this is encoded by the exons A TGTGCAAGGAGGAGCGTCTCCGAGCTGATTCAGCAGAAGCAGCTAGGGATACCGAGTCTGATGCCAGAGATATATTAGAGAAAGAGGTAATTGAACTGAAGGCAGAGAACTCAGCCTTGCATCAAAAACATAATTCCAGCAAAAATAGTGACGAGCTCTTGCGCATCTCTGAGTTGGAGGAAGAAAATAGAAGACTCAAACAGGTTTTAGGAGAAGAAAAGTTGAAAAAGGATTCTGAGAAGAAAAAGGCCGAAGAAGCAAAGAGCAAGGCTATAGAAGCGCAAAAAATTTTGAAGTCTGAAACACATAAGTCTGAAGAGTACAAAAGGCTTGCTGATACAGAAAGAAAAATAGCCAATGATTTGAAGGCATCATGTGAAAAATTGAGGACTGAAGTCAATGAAACCAGGGCGCAGTTGTCTGCTCAGATTCAGAAGACAGGGGAGGCACATAAAAAGGCCGAAGCAGAGAAGCAGAAGGCTGCCAGAGAAAAGAAATGTGCTGATTCTGAAAAAGTGTTAGCAGAGAAGAACAAAAAGCTAATTGAGGTTGAGAGGAAAAAGGCAACGGAAGAGAAGAGCCATTCTAACCATTTAATTGCACAGTTAGAGGAACAGAAGAAACTGAATGAAAGCTTACAAGTTAGCATTGAGGCTCAAAGAAAGAATGCTGTGTCTGAGAAAAACCGCGCAGACCACCTGTTACAGAAGTTGGAAGAAGAGAGAAAACGTAGTGAATGTTTACAGAGGAAGTCTGATGATTTTAGTGCTACTAGGGATATGGTTTCTCTTGGCAAACATGGTATACAACATATTGATGTAGCTACTGAAAGTGCTAACATAAAACTTCTCAAAGAGAAGCTGAAGCGGAAGAAAGATCAAGTAAAGCATGTGAAAAATGAATCAAAGTTGGAGAAATCATTGATAAGAAAAGAGATTGAGCTCCTAAAACAGGACTGGATGCAGCCGCTGAATCGGTTTAACatgcttgatgactatcttgctgGTGGTGTTCAAGGTGTTCATGCAATGAAAAAG TTGAAGCGTCAACCGGAGGTACATGACTTGGAACGCACTCTTCGTCCTCATAATCCAGTTGCTGCCCCATATTTCGAGTTACAAGCTGGGATTATTCCTTTTACTTCTGCCCCAAGAGAGTACACTTCATATCAGTTGCCTAGAGAAAGCTGCACAAGACCAATCTCAGGTACTAGTTCTGAATTGGAGCCTCCTATTGGTACTGCTCTCAGAACAGAGTCGAAAAATCACCACAGATCTTCACGTCCCACATCCATATCTGATAAAAAGTTCACGGGCTCTCAGGGTAAGGAAAGCCTATTTGTCTTATCAACAGGTACCAGAAAGAACCAGAACTCGACAGGTTCAGAGTTACCCCCTAAAGACTGCAGTACAAGGAAACGAGATAGAGCGCTGCTGGAGATTTCTGGTCATTCATCTCGACAGAAGGCATTGAAGTCATCACTGCCTCGTGGTACAAGAGTTGCAGATCAAATGCCTAATGGTGGTAGGAAGAGAAAAAGGACAAAAAATTCTGTAGAATCACTTTCACATGATGCCGCTGCAAATGATTATTTGGCATTCAGTGATGATCGTTCATGTCCGCAGCAACAAAATATCATCATCCCATGTATAACCAAAGAGGGTTTGCAAAATCATACCAGGAAATGTCATGTGGCCGTTGATAAATCCTTGAGTGGCTGTGCTAAAGTATTGTCTCCTGGAGCAGCAAATGCTTGCGCAAGCAGCAAATTTGCTTCATTGTTCTCTTTTGAGAAATTGATCGAAGGGGACTGCTTGAAGTTGCTGAATTTGGACAATGATGCTGACGAGGAGAAGTACAGAAAGGCAATAGAGAGACCTCTTTCACCAGATGTGCCCATTGTTCTACCCACTATAGCTAGAAGGCCTATGTCTCCGCATTTGGCTGATGGCAACGATATATATGATAGAGATTGTTCTGCATCAAGGTCCGATGGCAGTTTGTCGGAAGTTCAGAAATTATCTCAGAATGCTAAGTTTCAATCATCCTGTAGTAGAACTGGACATGGTGGCAGTGTTAAGGAGCTGTGTGTACACAATAATAAATCTAATACAGTAGATAATGATCCTTACAACGCCAACTTGGTTGATGGGTCAGTTACAGCCAGATCGGTCAGTGTTTCAGGTGGAAATGTGGCCTCAAATTCGTTAGTTTCTGTCGCTATCGATTTGGGAAATTCTACGGGACCACAGTTCTCAGAAAGTAGCTGCAGAGGCCATGCAAATGCAAGTTTGCATTCGGCACCTAATAAAAGCAGGCTAAATCAAATGTCTGATGCATCATCAGATCTTGAACTGCAAAGTAATGTTGGAACAAGTAAAGCACAAGTAGCTGGGTCAATCAATTTGACCTCAAATAGTGTGATTGGTCGTTGTCATGGAGCCGGAAACAACACTATTGACTTTGTTGGAGTTTCTAGTTTGAAAAGAAGCAGCCTAATAAAGATACTTCGCTATTGGGATGCCCTGATTTCTGAAGCTAGTAAACTTTCTGAGGATATTTATGTTGATGGTCCATTACTAGAAAGAGTATCAACCGAACCATTGCTGCTTCCAGA AGAGAAGATTCCCCTCATTTTTTCCCTTTTGTTGTGGGATGTTCATAAATTAACAACAGAACCTGTTGATCTATACTTTGCTTCGTCGGCTTTTTCCATGACTG TGAAACCTTACATGGAAACGAGATTGGGCTTCCTTAAAGGCAATCATCTGGATGTCCTTGTCTCCTTAATTGAGGAttttctcatgaacaaagaagTTATGGTTTGTGATAAAATGGGAGTTAAGAATTCTGATGCAATCAATTATTGCCACCTAGATGATGAAACTGGTATACAAGTATCCACCAAGCCTGCGACTGTAAATCAGTTTATCTCTGCTTGCATCCTTTTGGCTTCAATATGTGTTAAAGTGGAGAGGCTGGATGTTGTTTTAGAGGTTTCGTACAGAGTTCTTCAGATGGGCAAATTAAACCTTTCTTGGACCATGTTAGCTCTCCATGTCTTTGGTTCCGTATGTGGTGATAAGTTGCGCTTTCTGAAGAGCTGTGACCTTCTCATGACAACTATACGGTTGGTTGTCCTGCTTCTTGAGAGCACAGACACTTCTTCATGCCTTGTGTCGTCTTATATTCAGTCCAATAGACCAACAACTTTCCCATCATGTACACATTGTGTGTTTGATGTGGATACAGTGTCTATAGATGTTTTTATCTCTTCTCTGCTCAATGAGTTAGATTTATGTGCTCTGTCATGGAACAATAACGCCAATTCAAATGAAACTATTACAAGGCAAAGTTCTCATTCGGGACCAAGTGGACTGGAAATCAATTGTGGCGAATCTTGCAATATCTCCAAGCAAGCAAAACTTACTGAGGGTCCCAATTATCCTGCAGGGAGAGACTTGTGCTATTTTGCTGAGATAATATCTCTGATTGAGTTGTTTGGGAGCTACATG AGCTGCGAGTGGACATACAAAAATGTTGTTGTTCGTCTTCTGAAGATTTTGGAATCATGCACATGTGAGGAGTATTCAGCTGCTCTCTTGGTACTTGTTAGCCAGCTTGGAAG